A stretch of Gorilla gorilla gorilla isolate KB3781 chromosome 9, NHGRI_mGorGor1-v2.1_pri, whole genome shotgun sequence DNA encodes these proteins:
- the OR52B2 gene encoding LOW QUALITY PROTEIN: olfactory receptor 52B2 (The sequence of the model RefSeq protein was modified relative to this genomic sequence to represent the inferred CDS: substituted 1 base at 1 genomic stop codon), whose product MSHTNVTIFHPAVFVLLGIPGLEAYHIWLSIPLCLIYITAVLGNSILIVVIVMERNLHEPMFFLSMLAVTDILLSTTTVPKALAIFWLQAHNIAFDACVTQVFFVHMMFVGESAILLAMAFDRFVAICAPLRYTTVLTWPVVGRIALAVITRSFCIIFPVIFLLKRLPFCXTNIVPHSYCEHIGVARLACADITVNIWYGFSVPIVMVILDVILIAVSYSLILRAVFRLPSQDARHKALSTCGSHLCVILMFYVPSFFTLLTHRFGCNIPQHVHILLANLYVAVPPVLNPIVYGVKTKQIREGVAHRFFDIKTWCCTSPLGS is encoded by the coding sequence ATGAGTCACACCAATGTTACCATCTTCCATCCTGCAGTTTTTGTCCTTCTTGGCATCCCTGGGTTGGAGGCTTATCACATTTGGCTGTCAATACCTCTTTGCCTCATTTACATCACTGCAGTCCTGGGAAACAGCATCCTGATAGTGGTTATTGTCATGGAACGTAACCTTCATGAGCCCATGTTCTTCCTCTCAATGCTGGCCGTCACGGACATCCTGCTGTCTACCACCACTGTGCCCAAGGCCCTAGCCATCTTTTGGCTTCAAGCACATAACATTGCTTTTGATGCCTGTGTCACCCAAGTCTTCTTTGTCCATATGATGTTTGTGGGGGAGTCAGCTATCCTGTTAGCCATGGCCTTTGATCGCTTTGTGGCCATTTGTGCCCCACTGAGATATACAACAGTGCTAACATGGCCTGTTGTGGGAAGGATTGCTCTGGCCGTCATCACCCGAAGCTTCTGCATCATCTTCCCAGTCATATTCTTGCTGAAGCGGCTGCCCTTCTGCTGAACCAACATTGTTCCTCACTCCTACTGTGAGCATATTGGAGTGGCTCGTTTAGCCTGTGCTGACATCACTGTTAACATTTGGTATGGCTTCTCAGTGCCCATTGTCATGGTCATCTTGGATGTTATCCTCATCGCTGTGTCTTACTCACTGATCCTCCGAGCAGTGTTTCGTTTGCCCTCCCAGGATGCTCGGCACAAGGCCCTCAGCACTTGTGGCTCCCACCTCTGTGTCATCCTTATGTTTTATGTTCCATCCTTCTTTACCTTGTTGACCCACCGTTTTGGGTGTAATATTCCTCAACATGTCCATATCTTGCTGGCCAATCTTTATGTGGCAGTGCCACCAGTGCTGAACCCCATTGTCTATGGTGTGAAGACTAAGCAGATACGTGAGGGTGTAGCCCACCGGTTCTTTGACATCAAGACTTGGTGCTGTACCTCCCCTCTGGGCTCATGA